A genomic window from Nematostella vectensis chromosome 9, jaNemVect1.1, whole genome shotgun sequence includes:
- the LOC125572531 gene encoding hemicentin-1-like — MVHRDMSGLYTCVATDGCGRNHTRDATLAVRYKPDNTSLTILGGNASAQCGSKISFNCTADGVPKPNKYSLYLGNQAMKTDTNGEFSNIQLNTSGEHVFTCVPTNEIDEGLNKTVIVNASEVLPVVSVDIPPNGRMIKGSNVTYKCDAKGPVPLQISWYKDNIFKAPGKTLTISKVTVQDEGNYTCNVSSSCGTALNTSFIGVDYIPENTTLQINKSNNTSIIACVGDIILLNCYAEGKPSVITYSLLLNGEQHKANRSGVFLVFLGTPGWNNFSCVPYNTIGKGPEALVHIIVPVTPSSVEISPPSPTVTERDPVNLTCSADGTPPPTFTWIGPQGHTVAHGPSYNIPMVHRDMSGVYTCLATDG; from the exons ATGGTGCACCGCGACATGTCAGGGCTATACACGTGCGTCGCTACTGATGGGTGTGGACGGAATCACACCAGGGATGCGACACTAGCAGTAAGAT ACAAGCCTGACAATACCTCTTTGACCATACTGGGTGGAAACGCATCTGCTCAGTGTGGATCAAAAATATCATTTAACTGTACTGCTGACGGCGTTCCAAAACCAAATAAGTACTCTCTTTACTTGGGGAATCAGGCGATGAAGACGGACACCAATGGTGAATTTAGTAACATCCAGCTGAACACTTCAGGAGAACATGTGTTCACGTGTGTACCTACTAATGAAATTGATGAAGGACTAAACAAAACTGTGATCGTAAACGCATCAGAGGTACTTCCTGTAGTGTCCGTCGACATCCCGCCCAATGGTAGAATGATTAAAGGGTCAAATGTTACTTACAAGTGTGACGCTAAAGGGCCGGTACCGTTACAAATCAGCTGGtacaaagacaatattttcaaGGCCCCTGGGAAAACCCTCACCATATCGAAAGTCACAGTACAAGACGAAGGGAACTACACTTGTAATGTGTCAAGTTCATGTGGAACGGCGTTGAACACCTCGTTTATTGGCGTTGATT ACATTCCAGAGAACACAACTCTCCAAATCAACAAATCGAATAATACTAGTATAATCGCTTGCGTTGGAGACATTATCCTGCTAAACTGTTACGCTGAAGGCAAGCCTTCAGTTATCACTTATTCCCTTCTGCTGAATGGTGAACAGCATAAGGCTAATCGAAGTGGAGTTTTTCTTGTCTTCCTCGGCACTCCTGGATGGAACAATTTTTCTTGCGTTCCTTACAACACTATCGGCAAAGGGCCAGAAGCACTTGTTCACATCATCGTTCCAG TCACTCCCAGCAGCGTTGAAATTTCCCCACCGAGTCCTACCGTGACGGAGCGTGACCCAGTGAACCTGACGTGTTCAGCTGATGGTACTCCTCCACCAACCTTCACATGGATCGGCCCTCAGGGGCACACCGTGGCACACGGACCGTCCTACAATATTCCCATGGTGCACCGCGACATGTCAGGGGTCTACACGTGTCTGGCTACTGACGGAT AG
- the LOC116606962 gene encoding uncharacterized protein LOC116606962 isoform X2, which yields MASRFPAFALVKWIGDPEPECWKVIYTKNICTEDIPEGVIEGSTYNAVWDPKQEMARAKVLKLHGKNVNEEEKKKTKKRTSDKASSDSNAPVKKKKSSKKSSKNTPPATTVTGTVESCDQIAETLEDISIVAINERSTQRAGCELNQSEQIVQKSASRDLSTSSLKGVTRDKPAHTQHAQKEPKKRPLCPNPMCVSTRDELSELKEKYGALEARFRRLSRSDGIQGNELRVPNVQVNDGRVGVMSEAEAATRKLVELVAGSGVFLSRTALALCKTAHTKSSLATRLLKAFFSEEERREGKISEQGEVGNLLNQQIITTIKAYASRQNLPDGCKKGITSAMNLSIKNLRRAARKSACEDDLPSLPSLPDDDDDDYDADESLLD from the exons ATGGCATCTCGTTTTCCAGCATTTGCATTGGTTAAATGGATAGGCGATCCAGAGCCCGAGTGTTGGAAGGTGATATATACGAAAAATATATGTACCGAGGATATACCGGAGGGAGTAATCGAGGGTTCAACCTACAATGCTGTGTGGGATCCCAAGCAAGAAATGGCCCGCGCCAAAGTTTTAAAACTTCATG GCAAGAATGTCAATGaggaagagaagaaaaaaactaaaaaaaggaCCAGTGACAAAGCTTCTTCGG ATAGTAATGCTCCAGTTAAGAAGAAAAAGTCAtcaaaaaaatcatcaaaaaACACCCCCCCTGCGACAACTGTGACCGGAACTGTGGAAAGTTGCGACCAAATTGCTGAGACACTTGAG GACATCTCGATTGTTGCTATCAACGAGAGATCAACACAAAGAGCGG GGTGCGAGCTGAATCAGTCAGAGCAAATAGTCCAG AAGTCGGCCTCCCGCGATTTATCAACATCGTCACTCAAG GGAGTCACAAGAGACAAGCCAGCACATACGCAGC aTGCGCAGAAAGAACCAAAAAAAAGGCCACTTTGCCCAAATCCTATGTGTGTTTCCACGAGAGATGAGCTTAGTGAGCTGAAGGAAAAATATGGGGCTTTGGAAGCGCGATTCAGGAGACTGAGCAGATCAGATGGTATCCAAG GAAATGAGCTTCGAGTACCAAATGTACAAGTAAATGATGGGCGGGTAGGCGTGATGAGTGAGGCAGAAGCGGCAACGAGAAAG TTAGTTGAATTAGTTGCGGGCAGTGGTGTCTTCCTTTCGAGGACAGCACTTGCATTGTGCAAAACCGCACACACCAAGTCCTCGCTGGCTACACGCCTTTTAAAGGCGTTTTTTTCAGAAGAAGAAAGGCGCGAGGGAAAAATCTCTGAGCAGGGGGAGGTGGGAAATTTGCTTAACCAGCAAATTATAACCACTATTAAAG CATATGCGTCGAGGCAGAACCTCCCAGACGGGTGTAAAAAAGGCATCACAAGTGCCATGAACCTAAGTATAAAAAACTTGAGGAGAGCAGCACGGAAGTCAGCTTGTGAAGATGATCTGCCAAGTCTGCCTAGTCTtcctgatgatgatgatgatgactacgATGCAGATGAGTCTTTGCttgattga
- the LOC116606962 gene encoding uncharacterized protein LOC116606962 isoform X3, translating into MWLEKRQQPEKWQQPEVGKNVNEEEKKKTKKRTSDKASSDSNAPVKKKKSSKKSSKNTPPATTVTGTVESCDQIAETLEDISIVAINERSTQRAGCELNQSEQIVQKSASRDLSTSSLKGVTRDKPAHTQHAQKEPKKRPLCPNPMCVSTRDELSELKEKYGALEARFRRLSRSDGIQGNELRVPNVQVNDGRVGVMSEAEAATRKLVELVAGSGVFLSRTALALCKTAHTKSSLATRLLKAFFSEEERREGKISEQGEVGNLLNQQIITTIKAYASRQNLPDGCKKGITSAMNLSIKNLRRAARKSACEDDLPSLPSLPDDDDDDYDADESLLD; encoded by the exons ATGTGGCTCGAGAAACGGCAACAACCCGAGAAATGGCAACAACCGGAGGTGG GCAAGAATGTCAATGaggaagagaagaaaaaaactaaaaaaaggaCCAGTGACAAAGCTTCTTCGG ATAGTAATGCTCCAGTTAAGAAGAAAAAGTCAtcaaaaaaatcatcaaaaaACACCCCCCCTGCGACAACTGTGACCGGAACTGTGGAAAGTTGCGACCAAATTGCTGAGACACTTGAG GACATCTCGATTGTTGCTATCAACGAGAGATCAACACAAAGAGCGG GGTGCGAGCTGAATCAGTCAGAGCAAATAGTCCAG AAGTCGGCCTCCCGCGATTTATCAACATCGTCACTCAAG GGAGTCACAAGAGACAAGCCAGCACATACGCAGC aTGCGCAGAAAGAACCAAAAAAAAGGCCACTTTGCCCAAATCCTATGTGTGTTTCCACGAGAGATGAGCTTAGTGAGCTGAAGGAAAAATATGGGGCTTTGGAAGCGCGATTCAGGAGACTGAGCAGATCAGATGGTATCCAAG GAAATGAGCTTCGAGTACCAAATGTACAAGTAAATGATGGGCGGGTAGGCGTGATGAGTGAGGCAGAAGCGGCAACGAGAAAG TTAGTTGAATTAGTTGCGGGCAGTGGTGTCTTCCTTTCGAGGACAGCACTTGCATTGTGCAAAACCGCACACACCAAGTCCTCGCTGGCTACACGCCTTTTAAAGGCGTTTTTTTCAGAAGAAGAAAGGCGCGAGGGAAAAATCTCTGAGCAGGGGGAGGTGGGAAATTTGCTTAACCAGCAAATTATAACCACTATTAAAG CATATGCGTCGAGGCAGAACCTCCCAGACGGGTGTAAAAAAGGCATCACAAGTGCCATGAACCTAAGTATAAAAAACTTGAGGAGAGCAGCACGGAAGTCAGCTTGTGAAGATGATCTGCCAAGTCTGCCTAGTCTtcctgatgatgatgatgatgactacgATGCAGATGAGTCTTTGCttgattga
- the LOC116606962 gene encoding uncharacterized protein LOC116606962 isoform X1, giving the protein MASRFPAFALVKWIGDPEPECWKVIYTKNICTEDIPEGVIEGSTYNAVWDPKQEMARAKVLKLHDSKAFLNSIRKHEYIDPFEEQRKATLDGGKRRPKPKTLGGDFVAEDIEIDVARETATTREMATTGGKNVNEEEKKKTKKRTSDKASSDSNAPVKKKKSSKKSSKNTPPATTVTGTVESCDQIAETLEDISIVAINERSTQRAGCELNQSEQIVQKSASRDLSTSSLKGVTRDKPAHTQHAQKEPKKRPLCPNPMCVSTRDELSELKEKYGALEARFRRLSRSDGIQGNELRVPNVQVNDGRVGVMSEAEAATRKLVELVAGSGVFLSRTALALCKTAHTKSSLATRLLKAFFSEEERREGKISEQGEVGNLLNQQIITTIKAYASRQNLPDGCKKGITSAMNLSIKNLRRAARKSACEDDLPSLPSLPDDDDDDYDADESLLD; this is encoded by the exons ATGGCATCTCGTTTTCCAGCATTTGCATTGGTTAAATGGATAGGCGATCCAGAGCCCGAGTGTTGGAAGGTGATATATACGAAAAATATATGTACCGAGGATATACCGGAGGGAGTAATCGAGGGTTCAACCTACAATGCTGTGTGGGATCCCAAGCAAGAAATGGCCCGCGCCAAAGTTTTAAAACTTCATG ATAGTAAAGCTTTCTTGAATAGTATAAGGAAGCACGAGTACATAGACCCGTTTGAAGAACAACGGAAGGCGACTTTAGATGGTGGGAAGCGACGCCCAAAACCAAAAACTTTGGGAGGCGATTTTGTTGCTGAAGATATTG AAATAGATGTGGCTCGAGAAACGGCAACAACCCGAGAAATGGCAACAACCGGAG GCAAGAATGTCAATGaggaagagaagaaaaaaactaaaaaaaggaCCAGTGACAAAGCTTCTTCGG ATAGTAATGCTCCAGTTAAGAAGAAAAAGTCAtcaaaaaaatcatcaaaaaACACCCCCCCTGCGACAACTGTGACCGGAACTGTGGAAAGTTGCGACCAAATTGCTGAGACACTTGAG GACATCTCGATTGTTGCTATCAACGAGAGATCAACACAAAGAGCGG GGTGCGAGCTGAATCAGTCAGAGCAAATAGTCCAG AAGTCGGCCTCCCGCGATTTATCAACATCGTCACTCAAG GGAGTCACAAGAGACAAGCCAGCACATACGCAGC aTGCGCAGAAAGAACCAAAAAAAAGGCCACTTTGCCCAAATCCTATGTGTGTTTCCACGAGAGATGAGCTTAGTGAGCTGAAGGAAAAATATGGGGCTTTGGAAGCGCGATTCAGGAGACTGAGCAGATCAGATGGTATCCAAG GAAATGAGCTTCGAGTACCAAATGTACAAGTAAATGATGGGCGGGTAGGCGTGATGAGTGAGGCAGAAGCGGCAACGAGAAAG TTAGTTGAATTAGTTGCGGGCAGTGGTGTCTTCCTTTCGAGGACAGCACTTGCATTGTGCAAAACCGCACACACCAAGTCCTCGCTGGCTACACGCCTTTTAAAGGCGTTTTTTTCAGAAGAAGAAAGGCGCGAGGGAAAAATCTCTGAGCAGGGGGAGGTGGGAAATTTGCTTAACCAGCAAATTATAACCACTATTAAAG CATATGCGTCGAGGCAGAACCTCCCAGACGGGTGTAAAAAAGGCATCACAAGTGCCATGAACCTAAGTATAAAAAACTTGAGGAGAGCAGCACGGAAGTCAGCTTGTGAAGATGATCTGCCAAGTCTGCCTAGTCTtcctgatgatgatgatgatgactacgATGCAGATGAGTCTTTGCttgattga